The Glycine soja cultivar W05 unplaced genomic scaffold, ASM419377v2 tig00104511_1_pilon_84547_1256723, whole genome shotgun sequence genome contains a region encoding:
- the LOC114404544 gene encoding golgin subfamily A member 4-like isoform X1 produces the protein MDRNKNRTDLLAAGKKRLQQFRQKKDGKGGSSRGKSSKQAGKPQLPDPDSDAASSASISTVSSQITDGNVEADSHSNMVNTESSESQSVTNSLAPDNTDPSVDSSSVVTTYDTGNETVLDSNAEVAHQVHGVCENDSELSAQDQGEIAQDIGADVLEDVSLRTSDSLVSEGGATHDRESVTVAVLSPPASVTTAVGESVTDEREGEKREELLLLSEDIPNTSVMQTREDQVTDLGAMQEADGLDMKKSYQSTDPVIDGQKELSLSEVGESDQSLSGIALEKIRVEEASHEAEQLRKSIELLSSQFLLEARGAVSDLDPLASSSVLSDNDISEAFQSLKEELFLANLMKNIFNTQLAEQLESDDQRHQLVDEISQLHASHNKVNDKNQQLTEELANCHVELHDISSKNVEVQNQFNAAMAEVEALSVRVIELQNSFDVSHKDSLELSRELADCRGLISSLQVEKKGMNETLNLMIAEKNKLVEEKEFHLCESKNLATELADFKSLMEGVRVENSNLIDRISLVTEERNKIEAEIEHLKHEIDRLSLDLVENKDLVASLEAENSNLNRNLALSADKIKNLEDENQRHSSEIIALNEQLSTEKAERMRFEGDLKEATVHLEQISKENVFLNDTLDKQKAKIEEIGKEHSQPLSQPRDLGNQAHVARTQSKGLEIAIANDSLHMDQEPDEGALGGPHVNILEHEVFDDSHGFVSLKACSDEVEKVLVKLEKAIDVLHSQSVSSSRAGEKVSSPVVSKLIQAFESKVQEDEHETESRDSSDVLSSSNSFIMLTKEQIGDLKKLLSKWKLNVQIAGTLFNGERDDRKTGDAKYSDLKDQFEQLKQHCSDLEASNIELAVQYETAKQLLGDIQEKKCLLEEFYDALKQEDTHLKAKNNELYEKLGYCQSKISELHTEMNDVKQISNDMASTVGSQLENLQKEVTERAMLLEQGWNMTIAQIVELVGKLKESVGETLCTTVSSDAYGNLDICHQLEVSVNAAAEMIFDLQKKLEATYSEHEIMCTSYKEMNSKCDDLLGRNELAVSLLHKMYSDLRKLVFSNGGTMDEDKIDLQSEVLPDLLNYNSYQPILKHIGNILTEKLELESVTKEIKSELMHRETELEELKMKCLGLDSVSKLIEDVVGVLNVDISKIDINKSPLSCLDSLVSSLVQKTRDTEIQYHTTKEGYGSKEMELAELKEKMHFLDTLRLENENEILVLKESLHQAEEALTVAHSELHKKANELEHSEQRVSSIREKLSIAVAKGKGLVVQRDGLKQSLAETSSELERCLQELQLKDTRLHEVETKVKTYAEAGERVEALESELSYIRNSSNALRESFLLKDSMLQRIEEILEDLDLPEQFHSRDIIEKIDWLASSVSANSLPINDWEQKEAMGGGSYSDAGYVVTDSWKDDSQLRPDSDDFRKKFEELQSKYYGLAEQNEMLEQSLMERNSLVQRWEELVNRVEMPSHLQSMETEDKIECIGSALTEANHHIDSMQLKIEKYDSYCGLLNADLEESQRTVSALQEDLSALTSEREHLSEKMESLVYEYEKLSLQTREAELENGKLHDEITSLKDKLEHKTAIEEQIFTIEGKIRKLRDLVGDALSESETENMVSGSANIDSLEELLEKLVEKLNMERKPSAQTREAELENEKLHTEISSLKDKLEQKAAIEEQIFTIDGKIRKLQDLVGDALSVPETENLVSCSANIDSLEELLRKLIENHAKLSLMKPAYGVVGDGLHSQKEDATLLEERSMDVHDKEAADIDIYKRDLEESSNELMHVKEERNRSLEKQISLSGEVEALTKRIEELQGLLNQEEQKSASFREELASEVETLTKRNEELQGLLNQEEQKSASVREKLSGEVETLTKRIDELLGLLNQEEQKSASFREKLNVAVRKGKSLVQQRDSLKQTIKDMTVEMEHLKSEINNRENTLGEQEQKLRQLSTYPDRLEALESESLLLKKHLEETEHHLQDQEYSLKLILNKLGEIEVGGEGHISDPVKKLELVGKLFSDLHSAVASLEQESRKSKRASELLLAELNEVQERNDSFQEELAKVTAELVDLRRERDSAEAAKLEAVAHLEEGKKSHFSDIMELKSSMNQVCKSFGEVQNLLCNAFFMDLESYRKVEAGLESCMKGNNDKNVVDSSITKEHDGILHCSSANKKSSVSADPWSDFDRIDHYDDNTIVEISRLFGHQLQELMVEVSSLRERINMHSSLAQETDKTLSKLIASIQREMTSQKEACETMKKEVSERDGELAVLRGNVAYLYEACINSVIVLENGKAELVGRKVESSDLGINLEIPSFDDGISEECIKTLTDRLLLSAKGFASLKTEFLDANQKEMKATITNLQRELQEKDVQRDRICSELVKQIKDAEAAANSYSQDLQAFSLQEHNIKKEVEAIEAERKILEQRVNELQDRQETAAELEEKMRSQTGLLAAKDQEIEALMHALDEEETQMEELTNKIVDLETVVQQKNQEIENLGSSRGKVMKKLSITVSKFDELHHLSASLLSEVEKLQSQLLERDTEISFLRQEVTRCTNDALLASQMSNQSSDEIFEFLMWVDTIVSHDGVHDIHPDMKSNSKVHECKEILHKKLTSLLSELENLREVAESKDAMLQIERSKVEELNCKTETLETSLHEKELQLNLLEGVEETGKGAGTSSEIVEVEPAMNDWSSSGAFVTPQVRSLRKGNSDHVAIAVDVDPGSTSRIEDEEDDKVHGFKSLTTSRIVPRFTRPLTDLIDGLWVSCDRTLMRQPILRLGIIIYWAIMHALLAFFVV, from the exons ATGGACCGGAACAAGAACCGTACCGATCTACTCGCAGCTGGCAAGAAAAGG ctCCAACAATTTCGTCAGAAGAAGGATGGTAAAGGTGGTAGTAGCCGTGGAAAATCATCAAAACAAGCTGGTAAACCTCAGCTACCGGACCCTGATTCTGATGCTGCAAGTAGTGCCTCAATTTCAACGGTATCATCTCAAATTACTGATGGAAATGTTGAAGCTGACAGCCACTCCAATATGGTTAATACAGAATCATCAGAGTCACAGTCTGTGACAAACTCATTAGCTCCTGACAATACTGATCCATCTGTTGATTCATCATCAGTGGTCACTACATATGATACAGGCAATGAAACTGTATTGGACTCTAATGCTGAGGTAGCACATCAAGTTCATGGGGTCTGTGAGAATGATTCTGAGTTATCCGCCCAAGATCAAGGGGAAATTGCTCAAGACATTGGTGCTGATGTGCTAGAGGATGTGTCTTTGAGAACTTCAGATAGCCTGGTTTCTGAAGGTGGAGCAACACATGATCGTGAATCTGTAACTGTTGCCGTTTTGTCCCCACCTGCTTCTGTTACAACTGCAGTGGGTGAGAGTGTTACAGATGAACGAGAAGGTGAAAAGAGGGAGGAATTGTTGCTTTTATCTGAGGATATACCCAATACATCTGTGATGCAAACAAGGGAAGATCAGGTAACAGATTTAG GGGCAATGCAGGAAGCTGATGGTTTGGACATGAAGAAATCTTATCAAAGCACTGATCCTGTGATTGATGGTCAAAAGGAGCTTTCTTTGTCTGAGGTTGGTGAGAGTGACCAGTCTCTTTCGGGAATTGCTTTGGAGAAGATTAGAGTTGAGGAGGCATCTCATGAAGCTGAGCAACTACGCAAGTCAATTGAATTACTCTCCTCTCAGTTTCTGCTCGAGGCAAGAGGAGCAGTCTCTGATTTGGATCCTTTAGCCAGTAGTTCAGTTCTATCAGACAATGACATTTCAGAAGCATTTCAGAGTCTCAAAGAAGAATTGTTTCTtgcaaatttaatgaaaaatatatttaacactCAACTAGCTGAACAACTGGAGTCTGATGATCAGCGTCACCAGTTGGTTGATGAAATATCTCAGCTTCATGCTTCTCATAATAAAGTAAATGACAAGAATCAACAACTTACTGAAGAACTTGCTAATTGCCATGTTGAACTACATGATATTTCTAGCAAGAACGTAGAAgtacaaaatcaatttaatgcTGCCATGGCTGAGGTGGAAGCACTTTCTGTCAGAGTGATTGAGCTGCAGAATAGTTTTGATGTGTCCCACAAAGATTCGTTGGAATTGTCCAGAGAGTTGGCTGACTGCAGAGGCTTGATCTCAAGTTTACAGGTGGAAAAGAAGGGCATGAATGAAACTCTTAATTTGATGATTGCTGAGAAAAATAAACTTGTGGAGGAGAAGGAATTTCATCTATGTGAAAGTAAGAATCTGGCAACTGAATTGGCTGACTTCAAGAGTTTGATGGAAGGAGTAAGAGTTGAGAATTCCAACTTAATTGACAGGATCTCTTTGGTGACTGAAGAGAGGAATaagattgaagcagaaattgAGCATCTCAAACATGAGATTGACAGACTGTCATTAGATTtggttgaaaataaagatttggtGGCAAGTCTAGAGGCAGAAAATTCCAACTTAAATCGTAACCTTGCATTGTCAGCTGATAAGATTAAAAATCTTGAAGATGAGAATCAAAGACACTCTTCTGAAATCATTGCCCTAAATGAGCAATTGTCTACAGAAAAGGCGGAACGAATGAGGTTTGAAGGTGACCTTAAAGAAGCCACAGTGCACTTGGAACAAATTTCCAAGGAAAATGTGTTTCTCAATGACACTTTGGATAAGCAAAAGGCCAAGATAGAAGAAATTGGAAAGGAGCACAGCCAACCACTATCTCAACCTAGGGACCTTGGAAATCAAGCTCATGTTGCACGTACACAAAGTAAGGGCCTTGAAATTGCTATTGCTAACGATTCTCTGCATATGGATCAGGAGCCAGATGAAGGGGCACTAGGAGGACCACATGTGAATATACTTGAGCATGAAGTCTTTGATGATTCTCATGGGTTTGTTTCATTGAAAGCTTGCTCGGATGAGGTAGAGAAAGTTCTGGTGAAGCTTGAAAAGGCAATTGATGTGTTGCATTCTCAATCAGTATCCTCCAGCAGGGCCGGTGAAAAAGTTTCTTCGCCTGTGGTTTCGAAATTGATACAGGCTTTTGAATCAAAAGTACAAGAAGATGAGCATGAGACAGAAAGTAGGGATTCCAGTGATGTTCTGTCATCATCAAACTCATTTATTATGTTAACTAAAGAGCAAATTGGAGATTTGAAAAAATTGCTTTCAAAGTGGAAGCTGAATGTTCAGATTGCAGGTACATTATTCAATGGGGAGCGAGATGATCGGAAAACTGGTGATGCAAAGTACAGTGATCTCAAGGACCAGTTTGAACAATTGAAGCAACATTGCTCAGATTTGGAAGCATCCAACATTGAACTTGCAGTTCAATATGAAACTGCAAAGCAACTTCTGGGTGATATTCAAGAAAAGAAATGCCTTCTTGAGGAATTCTATGATGCTTTAAAGCAAGAAGATACCCATCTCAAAGCCAAAAATAATGAACTTTATGAGAAGCTTGGCTATTGTCAGTCAAAAATTAGTGAATTGCATACTGAAATGAATGATGTgaaacaaatttcaaatgatATGGCTTCTACTGTTGGCAGTCAACTGGAAAATTTGCAGAAGGAGGTGACAGAGAGGGCAATGCTACTTGAGCAAGGCTGGAATATGACTATTGCCCAGATTGTTGAGTTAGTTGGGAAGCTGAAAGAATCAGTTGGTGAAACTTTGTGCACAACTGTTTCTTCTGATGCTTATGGCAACTTGGATATCTGTCATCAGTTAGAAGTTTCAGTTAATGCAGCCGCTGAAATGATTTTTGATCTGCAGAAGAAACTTGAAGCTACTTATTCGGAACATGAAATAATGTGCACATCATATAAAGAAATGAATTCAAAATGTGATGATCTGCTTGGGAGGAATGAATTGGCTGTTAGTCTATTGCATAAGATGTACAGTGACCTGAGGAAACTTGTGTTTAGTAATGGTGGGACTATGGATGAAGATAAGATAGATTTACAAAGTGAAGTGCTGCCTGATCTGCTGAACTATAATAGCTATCAACCCATCTTGAAACATATTGGGAATATATTGACCGAGAAGCTGGAACTTGAGTCTGTTACCAAGGAGATTAAGTCAGAATTGATGCACAGGGAAACAGAATTGGAAGAATTGAAGATGAAGTGCCTTGGTTTAGATTCTGTTAGTAAGCTAATAGAAGATGTCGTGGGTGTGCTGAATGTGGACATTTCAAAGATCGATATAAATAAATCACCCCTTTCTTGCTTAGATTCATTAGTCTCTAGTCTTGTACAGAAAACCAGAGACACTGAAATCCAGTATCACACGACTAAAGAAGGATATGGATCTAAGGAGATGGAATTGGCTgaattgaaggaaaaaatgCATTTTCTAGACACACTTCGTCttgagaatgaaaatgaaatccTTGTTCTGAAGGAAAGCTTACATCAGGCTGAGGAAGCTCTTACTGTTGCTCATTCTGAATTGCACAAGAAAGCAAATGAACTTGAGCATTCAGAACAGCGGGTGTCCTCCATTCGGGAAAAACTTAGCATAGCTGTTGCCAAGGGGAAAGGGTTGGTTGTACAGCGAGATGGACTCAAGCAATCCCTGGCAGAGACATCCAGTGAATTGGAGAGATGCTTGCAAGAGTTACAGTTGAAAGATACAAGGCTTCATGAGGTTGAAACGAAAGTTAAGACATATGCAGAGGCTGGTGAGCGTGTTGAAGCTCTGGAATCTGAGCTTTCTTATATCCGTAATTCATCTAATGCTTTGAGAGAGTCATTTCTTCTTAAAGATTCAATGCTTCAGAGGATAGAAGAGATATTGGAAGACCTAGATCTGCCAGAGCAGTTTCATTCAAGAGATATAATTGAAAAGATTGATTGGTTGGCTAGTTCAGTTTCAGCAAACTCATTGCCAATTAATGATTGGGAACAGAAGGAAGCTATGGGAGGAGGCTCATACTCTGATGCTGGTTATGTTGTCACGGATTCATGGAAAGATGATAGTCAGCTACGACCAGATTCagatgattttagaaaaaaatttgaggAGTTGCAGAGTAAGTATTATGGGTTGGCTGAGCAAAATGAAATGCTGGAGCAATCATTGATGGAAAGAAACAGCTTAGTTCAGAGATGGGAAGAGCTTGTAAATAGGGTTGAAATGCCTTCACATTTGCAGTCTATGGAGACGGAGGATAAGATTGAATGTATAGGCAGTGCGCTTACTGAGGCTAATCATCATATAGATTCTATGCAGCTGAAGATTGAAAAATATGATAGCTACTGTGGATTGCTAAATGCCGATCTGGAAGAGTCTCAAAGGACAGTGTCTGCTCTTCAAGAAGACCTTAGTGCTCTTACATCTGAAAGAGAGCATCTTTCTGAGAAAATGGAGTCTTTGGTGTATGAGTATGAGAAACTATCATTGCAGACAAGGGAGGCTGAACTTGAGAATGGAAagctgcatgatgaaataactAGTTTGAAGGATAAATTGGAACACAAAACTGCAATTGAAGAACAAATTTTCACTATTGAAGGCAAGATCAGAAAGTTGCGAGACTTGGTTGGTGATGCCTTGTCGGAATCTGAAACAGAAAATATGGTTTCCGGTAGTGCAAATATTGATTCCTTGGAAGAATTGCTGGAAAAGCTTGTAGAAAAGCTGAACATGGAAAGGAAACCATCAGCACAGACAAGAGAAGCTGAACTTGAGAATGAAAAGCTGCATACTGAAATTTCTAGTTTGAAGGATAAATTGGAACAGAAAGCTGCAATTGAAGAACAAATTTTCACCATTGATGGTAAAATCAGAAAATTACAAGACTTAGTTGGTGATGCCTTGTCAGTACCTGAAACAGAAAATCTGGTTTCTTGTAGTGCAAATATTGATTCCTTGGAAGAATTGCTGAGAAAGCTTATAGAAAATCATGCAAAGCTTTCATTAATGAAACCTGCATATGGGGTTGTAGGTGATGGACTCCATTCTCAAAAGGAGGATGCTACACTTCTCGAGGAAAGAAGTATGGATGTGCATGATAAGGAGGCGGCAGATATTGACATATATAAAAGAGATCTGGAGGAGTCTTCAAATGAATTGATGCATGTGAAGGAGGAGAGAAATAGATCTTTGGAAAAGCAAATATCTTTATCAGGTGAAGTTGAAGCTCTGACAAAAAGAATTGAGGAATTGCAAGGGCTTCTTAATCAGGAGGAGCAGAAATCAGCTTCTTTTAGAGAGGAGTTAGCAAGTGAAGTTGAAACTCTGACAAAAAGAAATGAGGAATTGCAAGGGCTTCTTAATCAGGAGGAGCAAAAATCAGCTTCTGTTAGGGAGAAGTTATCAGGTGAAGTTGAAACTCTGACTAAAAGAATTGATGAATTGCTAGGGCTTCTTAATCAGGAGGAGCAGAAATCAGCTTCTTTTAGAGAGAAGTTAAATGTTGCAGTAAGGAAAGGGAAGTCATTGGTGCAACAACGAGACAGTCTAAAGCAAACCATTAAAGATATGACTGTTGAGATGGAGCACTTGAAATCTGAGATAAACAACCGGGAAAACACTCTTGGAGAGCAAGAACAGAAGTTGAGACAGTTGTCAACCTACCCAGATAGGTTAGAAGCTCTTGAATCTGAGAGTTTGCTTCTGAAGAAACATTTGGAAGAAACTGAGCACCATTTGCAGGACCAAGAATATTCTTTGAAACTGATTTTGAACAAGTTGGGTGAGATTGAGGTTGGCGGTGAAGGTCATATAAGTGATCCAGTGAAGAAATTGGAATTGGTTGGGAAGTTATTTTCTGATCTACATAGTGCTGTGGCATCTTTAGAACAAGAATCCAGGAAGTCTAAAAGAGCATCAGAACTCCTCTTGGCAGAGTTAAATGAGGTTCAAGAAAGGAATGATAGTTTTCAGGAGGAGCTCGCAAAGGTGACTGCTGAACTTGTGGATCTCAGAAGAGAAAGGGATTCAGCTGAGGCTGCCAAACTGGAAGCGGTTGCACATCTTGAGGAGGGGAAAAAGAGCCATTTTTCTGACATCATGGAATTAAAATCTAGTATGAACCAAGTCTGCAAAAGCTTTGGTGAGGTTCAGAATTTACTGTGTAATGCTTTTTTCATGGATTTGGAATCTTATCGGAAAGTGGAGGCTGGTCTTGAGTCATGTATGAAAGGAAACAATGATAAAAATGTGGTGGATTCATCCATCACCAAAGAACATGATGGCATTTTACACTGCTCATCTGCTAATAAG AAGAGCTCTGTGTCTGCAGATCCTTGGTCAGATTTTGACAGAATTGACCACTATGATGATAATACTATAGTTGAAATTTCTCGTCTATTTGGGCATCAACTGCAAGAGCTCATGGTGGAGGTTAGTTCTCTCAGGGAAAGAATAAACATGCACTCAAGTTTGGCGCAGGAGACGGACAAAACTCTATCTAAACTAATAGCAAGTATTCAAAGGGAAATGACTTCCCAAAAAGAGGCGTGTGAAACGATGAAGAAAGAAGTAAGTGAGCGAGATGGGGAACTTGCTGTATTACGTGGGAACGTTGCCTATCTTTATGAAGCATGCATTAATTCTGTCATTGTACTTGAAAATGGAAAAGCTGAACTGGTTGGAAGGAAGGTTGAATCTTCAGATCTGGGAATTAACTTGGAAATACCTTCATTTGATGATGGCATATCTGAGGAATGTATTAAAACCCTGACAGATAGATTGCTGTTGAGTGCAAAAGGGTTTGCTAGTTTAAAAACTGAATTTTTAGATGCCAATCAAAAAGAAATGAAGGCTACTATAACAAATTTGCAGAGAGAGCTTCAGGAGaaggatgttcaaagagataGGATTTGCTCAGAACTGGTGAAACAGATCAAGGATGCTGAAGCTGCTGCAAACAGTTACTCTCAAGATCTTCAAGCTTTTAGTCTTCAAGAACATAATATAAAGAAAGAGGTGGAAGCAATTGAGGCAGAAAGGAAGATACTGGAACAGAGAGTGAATGAACTGCAGGATAGACAAGAAACCGCAGCTGAATTAGAGGAGAAAATGAGATCTCAAACTGGTTTACTGGCTGCCAAAGATCAAG AAATCGAAGCACTAATGCATGCACTTGATGAGGAAGAAACGCAGATGGAAGAATTAACAAATAAGATTGTGGATCTTGAAACGgtagttcaacaaaagaatcaaGAGATTGAGAACCTTGGATCTTCCCGTGGTAAGGTTATGAAAAAGCTTTCCATAACTGTTAGTAAGTTTGATGAGCTTCACCACCTGTCTGCAAGTCTCCTTTCTGAGGTTGAAAAGCTCCAATCCCAGTTGCTAGAAAGAGATACTGAAATTTCTTTCTTGAGGCAAGAGGTTACTAGATGCACTAATGATGCTCTTCTTGCATCACAAATGAGCAACCAGAGTTCTGATGAGATCTTTGAGTTCTTGATGTGGGTTGACACAATTGTGTCTCATGATGGGGTGCATGATATACATCCTGATATGAAGAGCAACAGTAAGGTTCATGAATGCAAAGAAATACTTCATAAGAAGCTTACGTCTTTATTGTCAGAATTGGAGAATCTAAGGGAAGTTGCAGAAAGCAAGGATGCAATGTTGCAAATAGAAAGGAGTAAGGTAGAAGAATTGAACTGCAAAACAGAAACTCTTGAGACATCCTTACATGAGAaagaattgcaattgaatttgcTTGAAGGTGTGGAAGAAACTGGAAAGGGAGCTGGCACAAGCTCAGAAATTGTGGAGGTAGAACCAGCA ATGAATGATTGGTCGTCATCTGGTGCTTTTGTAACACCCCAAGTTCGCAGTTTGCGCAAAGGCAATAGTGATCATGTTGCCATTGCTGTAGATGTAGACCCTGGTAGTACTAGTAGGATAGAAGATGAAGAGGACGACAAAG TCCATGGTTTCAAATCCCTCACAACATCCAGAATTGTCCCAAGATTTACTAGACCGTTGACTGACTTGATTGATGGCTTGTG GGTTTCTTGTGATCGGACTCTAATGAGACAACCCATCTTACGGCTTGGAATTATAATTTATTGGGCCATAATGCACGCACTCCttgcattttttgttgtttga